In a single window of the Micromonospora sp. WMMD1155 genome:
- a CDS encoding DUF4245 domain-containing protein: protein MEPAQPADRAPADRTPPDGQPPVDAPSGAGGEPAAIDPTPPPVVSAKSERSPKDMAISLLVLLVPIALLLAFYRGFLGGDQPTTVDPAPAIEQARSANVFPVSQPQGLGSDWSTVSARYQTVEGGANLRLGYLTPEGQGVQLLQSSVPAERLLPAELTDRAQPQGPTELAGRTWQRYTARDNQQALVLLEPNRTVIVVGDARDNELRELAGSLR, encoded by the coding sequence GTGGAACCCGCACAGCCAGCCGACCGCGCCCCCGCCGACCGCACGCCGCCCGACGGTCAGCCGCCGGTCGACGCCCCGAGCGGCGCCGGTGGCGAGCCCGCCGCGATCGACCCGACGCCGCCGCCGGTGGTGTCCGCCAAGTCCGAGCGCTCGCCGAAGGACATGGCGATCTCGCTGCTGGTGCTGCTCGTTCCGATCGCGCTGCTGCTGGCGTTCTATCGGGGCTTCCTCGGTGGCGACCAGCCCACGACCGTCGATCCGGCCCCGGCCATCGAGCAGGCCCGGTCGGCGAACGTGTTTCCGGTGAGCCAGCCGCAGGGGCTCGGCTCCGACTGGTCGACGGTCAGCGCCCGCTACCAGACCGTCGAGGGGGGCGCGAACCTTCGGCTCGGCTACCTCACCCCGGAGGGCCAGGGTGTCCAGCTCCTGCAGAGCAGCGTGCCGGCGGAGCGACTGCTCCCCGCCGAGCTGACCGACCGGGCTCAGCCGCAGGGGCCCACCGAGCTGGCCGGGCGCACCTGGCAGCGCTACACCGCCCGGGACAACCAGCAGGCACTGGTCCTGCTGGAGCCGAACCGTACGGTGATCGTCGTCGGCGACGCCCGGGACAACGAACTGCGCGAGTTGGCCGGCTCGCTGCGCTGA
- the glpX gene encoding class II fructose-bisphosphatase — protein MTNTRTRIPQDLDRNLALDLVRVTEAAAMAAGRWVGRGDKEGGDGAAVDAMRKLINSIQMRGVVVIGEGEKDNAPMLFNGEHVGDGTGPEVDVAVDPVDGTTLMSKGMPNAVAVLAVSERGAMFDPSAVFYMEKLAVGPAYADVIDINAGVAANLHRIAKVKGTDVSEVTVCVLDRSRHDDLVAQIRRTGAGIRFISDGDIAGTIAAARGESDVDVLMGIGGTPEGIISACALKCMGGAMQAKLWPRDEQEREKAIAAGHDLDRVLGTDDLVTGDNCFFVATGVTSGDLLRGVRYRAGGAYTQSIVMRSKSGTIRVIDSYHRLEKLALYSAVDFDGRPLAEQE, from the coding sequence ATGACGAACACCAGGACGCGGATCCCGCAGGATCTCGACCGAAACCTGGCCCTCGACCTGGTACGGGTCACCGAGGCGGCGGCGATGGCCGCCGGTCGGTGGGTGGGCCGCGGCGACAAGGAGGGCGGCGACGGCGCCGCCGTCGACGCCATGCGCAAGCTGATCAACTCGATCCAGATGCGCGGCGTGGTGGTGATCGGCGAGGGCGAGAAGGACAACGCCCCGATGCTCTTCAACGGCGAGCACGTCGGCGACGGCACCGGTCCGGAGGTGGACGTCGCCGTCGACCCGGTCGACGGGACCACCCTGATGAGCAAGGGCATGCCGAACGCGGTGGCGGTGCTCGCCGTCTCCGAGCGGGGCGCGATGTTCGACCCCAGCGCCGTGTTCTACATGGAGAAGCTCGCCGTCGGCCCGGCGTACGCCGACGTGATCGACATCAACGCCGGGGTGGCCGCCAACCTGCACCGGATCGCCAAGGTCAAGGGCACCGACGTCTCCGAGGTGACGGTCTGCGTGCTGGACCGCAGCCGCCACGACGACCTGGTCGCGCAGATCCGCCGGACCGGGGCGGGTATCCGGTTCATCTCCGACGGCGACATCGCCGGCACCATCGCGGCCGCCCGGGGCGAGTCGGACGTCGACGTGCTGATGGGCATCGGCGGCACCCCGGAGGGCATCATCTCCGCCTGCGCGCTGAAGTGCATGGGCGGCGCGATGCAGGCCAAGCTCTGGCCGCGCGACGAGCAGGAGCGGGAGAAGGCGATCGCCGCCGGGCACGACCTGGACCGGGTGCTGGGCACCGACGACCTGGTCACCGGAGACAACTGCTTCTTCGTGGCCACCGGTGTCACCTCCGGGGATCTGCTGCGCGGGGTGCGCTACCGGGCGGGCGGCGCGTACACCCAGTCGATCGTGATGCGCTCGAAGAGCGGCACCATCCGGGTGATCGACTCGTACCACCGGCTGGAGAAGCTGGCGCTCTACTCCGCGGTCGACTTCGACGGCCGTCCCTTGGCCGAGCAGGAGTGA
- a CDS encoding DMT family transporter translates to MTTADTAAPQVLSATRRITGVALASISGVAVAVQSRINGELGVRLADGFAAAVVSFGVGLVVLLVLVPATPGGRRGLVALRRALASGALRPWQCLGGMCGAFLVATQGLTIGSLGVAVFTVAVVAGQTGSSLAVDRAGIGPTGRQPVTRQRLAGAVLTVLAVVLAVGDRLEDPGMLALALLPLLAGVAIAWQQAVNGQVRAAADSALTATLVNFTVGTVTLLVAFTIDTAVRGWPTGQLPTEPWLYLGGPIGIVFIAIAAAIVRFTGVLLLGLATIAGQIVGAVLLDLLLPTAASHPGLNTLLGAALTMVAVLVAALAPPARR, encoded by the coding sequence GTGACCACCGCCGACACGGCGGCCCCGCAGGTCCTGTCGGCCACTCGCCGGATCACCGGTGTCGCGCTGGCATCGATCTCCGGGGTCGCGGTGGCGGTGCAGTCACGCATCAACGGCGAGTTGGGGGTACGCCTCGCCGACGGTTTCGCCGCGGCGGTGGTGTCCTTCGGCGTGGGCCTGGTGGTGCTCCTGGTGCTGGTGCCCGCCACTCCCGGCGGACGGCGTGGCCTGGTCGCCTTGCGGCGTGCGCTGGCGAGCGGTGCACTGCGACCCTGGCAGTGCCTCGGCGGGATGTGCGGGGCGTTCCTGGTGGCCACCCAGGGCCTCACCATCGGTTCGCTGGGCGTGGCCGTCTTCACCGTCGCGGTGGTGGCCGGGCAGACCGGCAGCAGCCTCGCCGTGGACCGCGCGGGGATCGGGCCGACGGGCCGACAGCCGGTCACCCGACAGCGGCTGGCCGGCGCGGTGCTCACCGTGCTGGCTGTCGTCCTGGCGGTCGGTGACCGGCTCGAAGACCCGGGCATGCTGGCGCTCGCCCTGCTGCCCCTGCTCGCCGGGGTGGCCATCGCCTGGCAACAGGCGGTCAACGGACAGGTCCGGGCCGCGGCCGACAGCGCGTTGACGGCCACCCTGGTCAACTTCACCGTCGGCACTGTCACCCTGCTCGTGGCGTTCACGATCGACACGGCGGTACGCGGTTGGCCCACCGGGCAGCTACCCACCGAGCCGTGGCTCTACCTGGGCGGCCCGATCGGCATCGTGTTCATCGCGATCGCCGCCGCGATCGTGCGGTTCACCGGGGTGCTGTTGCTCGGTTTGGCCACCATCGCCGGGCAGATCGTGGGGGCCGTGCTGCTGGACCTGCTGCTGCCCACCGCGGCGTCGCACCCCGGCCTGAACACCCTGCTCGGGGCGGCGCTGACGATGGTCGCCGTGCTGGTCGCCGCGCTGGCGCCACCCGCCCGCCGCTGA
- a CDS encoding NAD(P)/FAD-dependent oxidoreductase: MREVDVAVIGAGPAGLFAAYYAGFRGLSVAVIDALPEPGGQVTAMYPEKLILDVAGFPAVKGRDLVANLVAQAAPFNPRYLLGSRAEKLSYADGRPVLGLAGGEQLSCGAVVITGGLGSFSPRPLPCADGAPGTGIVYFVTEPTELADRDVLIVGGGDSAFDWALTLQPLARSVTLVHRREKFRAHASTVARVLSLPIRVVVNAEVTRLLGDTTVTGAEVTVRGGAAETLPVDIVVAALGFTADLGPLAEWGLHLDRRHILVDSAMATNLPRVFAAGDITEYPGKVRLIATGFGEAATAVNNAAVAIDPSAHLFPGHSSDAG, translated from the coding sequence ATGCGTGAGGTCGATGTCGCCGTGATCGGGGCCGGTCCGGCCGGGCTCTTCGCCGCGTACTACGCCGGGTTCCGGGGTCTGTCGGTGGCGGTGATCGACGCGCTGCCGGAGCCGGGCGGTCAGGTCACCGCGATGTACCCGGAGAAGTTGATCCTCGACGTGGCCGGCTTTCCCGCCGTCAAGGGCCGTGACCTGGTGGCCAACCTCGTCGCCCAGGCGGCTCCGTTCAACCCCCGATACCTACTGGGCAGCCGAGCCGAGAAACTCTCGTACGCCGACGGTCGACCGGTGCTCGGCCTGGCCGGAGGCGAGCAGCTCAGCTGCGGGGCGGTCGTGATCACCGGTGGGCTCGGCAGCTTCAGCCCCCGGCCGCTGCCGTGCGCGGACGGGGCTCCCGGCACGGGGATCGTCTACTTCGTCACCGAGCCCACCGAGCTGGCCGACCGGGACGTGCTGATCGTCGGCGGTGGCGACTCCGCCTTCGACTGGGCGTTGACGCTGCAACCGTTGGCCCGTTCGGTGACCCTGGTGCACCGCCGGGAGAAGTTCCGGGCCCACGCCTCGACTGTCGCCCGGGTGCTGTCGCTGCCGATACGCGTGGTGGTCAACGCCGAGGTCACCCGGCTGCTCGGCGACACCACGGTGACCGGCGCCGAGGTGACGGTGCGGGGCGGCGCGGCCGAGACGCTGCCGGTGGACATCGTGGTGGCGGCCCTCGGCTTCACCGCCGACCTGGGCCCGCTCGCCGAGTGGGGGCTCCACCTGGACCGACGGCACATCCTGGTGGACAGCGCGATGGCGACGAACCTGCCGCGGGTCTTCGCGGCCGGTGACATCACCGAATACCCGGGCAAGGTCCGGCTGATCGCGACCGGCTTCGGCGAGGCGGCGACAGCCGTCAACAACGCCGCCGTGGCGATCGACCCGAGCGCACACCTCTTCCCGGGGCACTCCTCCGACGCCGGCTGA
- a CDS encoding rhomboid family intramembrane serine protease — protein sequence MTLHPSNGDPYRFGTEAFYAALGRAFVAMCAVVPFLFLIEAADQGLAFGLDATAGIIPQRIDGLDGVFFSPFLHHGFDHLYSNSIPLILLGTFVLAAGARRFLWSTLVIILVSGLGVWFTGSPNSVVVGASGVIFGYLGILLTRGIVERSWWNFAVVLLVGLLYGWQLVGILPTDERISWQGHLFGLLGGVVAAILFRRRRPTVEGPDYSGSTLSLP from the coding sequence GTGACCCTGCACCCGTCAAACGGCGACCCCTACCGGTTCGGCACCGAGGCGTTCTACGCCGCGCTCGGCCGGGCCTTCGTCGCCATGTGCGCGGTGGTCCCGTTCCTCTTCCTCATCGAGGCCGCCGACCAGGGCCTCGCGTTCGGCCTGGACGCCACGGCCGGCATCATCCCGCAACGCATCGACGGGCTGGACGGTGTCTTCTTCTCCCCGTTCCTGCACCACGGCTTCGACCACCTCTACAGCAACAGCATCCCGCTGATCCTGCTGGGCACGTTCGTCCTGGCCGCCGGAGCGCGCCGCTTCCTCTGGTCGACGCTCGTCATCATCCTGGTCAGCGGTCTCGGCGTCTGGTTCACCGGCTCGCCCAACTCGGTGGTGGTCGGCGCGAGCGGCGTCATCTTCGGCTACCTCGGCATCCTGCTCACCCGGGGCATCGTCGAGCGGAGCTGGTGGAACTTCGCTGTCGTCCTCCTGGTCGGCCTGCTCTACGGCTGGCAACTGGTCGGCATCCTCCCCACCGACGAGCGGATCTCCTGGCAGGGGCACCTGTTCGGGCTGCTCGGCGGTGTCGTCGCGGCGATCCTGTTCCGGCGACGGCGGCCCACCGTGGAGGGGCCGGACTACTCGGGTTCCACCCTCAGCCTGCCCTGA
- a CDS encoding transglycosylase SLT domain-containing protein, whose translation MSRLWSRLGARTAAVALLSVGVAGGFYLGENRETQQQGLAEQVSHEVDRADLAYQRERQATHQVKFAQQRAAEYQAKLRAAQAAKEAAERARRAEAAAASRKRERDAANAPTKPYDGPIPASCEEYSGNRKIGCALMIDSGFGIAEFPCLEKLWNKESGWNHKARNSSSGAYGIPQAYPGNKMSAFGDDWQTNPATQIKWGLSYIKGRYKTPCGAWTYFQNNNHY comes from the coding sequence GTGAGTCGGCTGTGGAGCCGGTTGGGTGCCCGTACGGCCGCCGTTGCCCTGCTCTCCGTGGGCGTGGCCGGTGGCTTCTACCTGGGCGAGAACCGGGAAACCCAGCAACAGGGTCTGGCCGAGCAGGTCAGCCACGAGGTCGACCGGGCCGATCTCGCGTACCAGCGCGAGCGGCAGGCCACCCACCAGGTGAAGTTCGCCCAGCAGCGGGCCGCCGAATACCAGGCCAAGCTGCGCGCGGCGCAGGCCGCCAAGGAAGCCGCCGAGCGGGCCCGTCGGGCCGAGGCCGCCGCGGCGTCCCGCAAGCGCGAGCGCGACGCGGCGAACGCTCCCACGAAGCCGTACGACGGGCCGATCCCGGCGTCCTGCGAGGAGTACAGCGGCAACCGCAAGATCGGCTGCGCGCTGATGATCGACTCGGGCTTCGGCATCGCCGAGTTCCCCTGCCTGGAGAAGCTCTGGAACAAGGAGAGCGGCTGGAACCACAAGGCCCGCAACTCCTCGTCCGGCGCGTACGGCATCCCGCAGGCGTACCCGGGCAACAAGATGAGCGCCTTCGGCGACGACTGGCAGACGAACCCGGCCACCCAGATCAAGTGGGGACTGAGCTACATCAAGGGCCGGTACAAGACGCCCTGCGGCGCCTGGACCTACTTCCAGAACAACAACCACTACTGA